One genomic segment of Rivularia sp. PCC 7116 includes these proteins:
- a CDS encoding cation:proton antiporter subunit C, producing MLEACILATVLCGFFGIIFKKNLVMKIVAMDVMSTGVIAYYVAIASRNGLFTPIFSGVANRTYADPVPQAVILTAIVIGFSIQALMLVGVMKLAKDNPTLESNEIEKNNTPS from the coding sequence GTGTTAGAAGCCTGTATCCTTGCAACGGTATTATGCGGATTTTTCGGAATTATCTTTAAAAAAAACCTGGTGATGAAAATCGTGGCTATGGATGTCATGAGTACGGGAGTAATTGCTTATTATGTGGCGATCGCTTCTCGGAATGGTTTATTTACGCCGATTTTTTCAGGTGTGGCAAATCGTACTTATGCAGATCCAGTTCCCCAAGCGGTGATTTTAACAGCAATTGTCATTGGTTTTTCCATTCAAGCGCTGATGTTAGTAGGTGTAATGAAGTTGGCTAAGGATAATCCGACTTTGGAAAGTAATGAAATCGAGAAAAACAATACCCCATCATGA